AATGCAGTACCTGTTCAGTTTCTCTAATGGCATCTTTTTTAGTAAGTAGCTTCTTTGCTCTAGCTAGACTGAACCGCAGTAAAAAGAGAAGAAATAAGCCACTAACAAGTATCAGGAGACCTTTTTGAGACTTATAAAAGATACTCTGATGCTTGATGGTATCTATGCGAAGCTGTTCATAATCCTCCTTGAGATCAGTCATTTTTGCCTGGCGCGCTTCGAGCTTTTTTTGAGCGGTTTCAGCTTTGAATTCTACGATCTTTATTTTTTCTTTATATAATTCAGATTCAGCCTTTGCCTTTTGGACTTCTTCAGCGAGTTTTTTAGCTTTTGCAAGCGTTTCGGGATCCTTTTTTGTCTCCGCTTCTTTTTTGATTACTTTTAATTCCTGCACCGCGACCGCTGCTGCGTGTTCCTTCACTGCGGCTTCTTTTTCGAGGACTACTTTATCTTCTATTATATTTTCAGCATCTGTTTTTGCTTTTTCCAGATCCTTTTCACCCTGCTTGATCTCTTCTTTTTTCTCTTCTGTTTCTTTCTTAAGTTCTTCCTGTATGGCTTCTTCCGGAGTTTGTATTTCTTCTGTTTTTTTGATCTCAACGGTAATTTTTTTAACAACGGCATCAGTTTTGTTACCGGCAGGTCCCTCTTCAGTAGTACTGCTTTCTTCTAAGGACTGAGTGATCTTTTGAACTGTTTCTTCTAGTGCATATATTCGTGAAGAAGAGAATATAATGGCTATAAAACAAATAGTCAAAGATACTAGAATTGTACTGTATTTTTTAGTGTGCATGAGATCTCCTTATTGATATTGATCTTTTCACTGTGTTCTATGTTTAAATGATTTATACAGTATACTATAGCCGGGGTGATTAAAGAAGAAGAATTGTACGTTTAAAGATAACTAGATAGAGAAGTAAGCTTACACGCTGAATTTTATGCACATGATATCACCGTCTTTAACGATGTATTCTTTCCCTTCAAGACGAAATTTTCCTGCATTTCTCACTAAATGTTCACTTCCCGCTGATTTGAGGTCATCATAGGTGAATGTTTCAGCGCGAATAAAACCGCGTTCAAGATCAGAATGGATTTTTCCTGCAGCGTTAACCGCTTTCGTATTTTTTTCAATTGTCCATGCACGGACTTCGTCTTCACCGACAGTAAAGAATGATATGAGACCAAGAGTATTGTAGGCAGTACGGATAAAATCGTTTAATGAAAGTTCTTTAATACCGAGATCTTCGAGGAATGCCTGACGATCACTTTCATCGAGTGTGCGAAGCTCCGCTTCGATATGTGCAGACATCGCCATAGAATGGGGGATCTTAGTTAATATTTCTTTTGTGGCATCAGAATTCAGTGCATCATCACTTACATTAATGAGCACGAAATACTGTTTTTGTGTAAGAAACTGGAAGTTTCGTACAGCCTTTTCTTCCTGTTCGGTAAGTGTTGCCTCGGATGCAGGTTTTCCATCTTCAAGTTTTTGCAGTATCTTTTCAATTCCTGCAAGTTCAATAATCTCTTCTTTTTGTTTTTCAGTCGCTTTTTTTACTGATACTCTGAGCCTTGCAGCTCTTTTTTCAGCTATGGACATATCGGCTATAATAAGACCGGTCATGATTTCGGAGACGTCTCTGATGGGATCAATGGTATCTAATGGGTGAAGGACATTTTCGTTTTCAAATGTTCGGACAACAAAAACAAGGGCTTCTACCTCGCGTGCGGTAGCGACCATTTTTGCATCAGAAGAATCATTAATATTTCCCGGTATATCGGCAAACTCAATATCTGCATACGTCGTCTTTTTAGGGTTATATAATGATACGAGCCAGTTGATACGTTCATCAGGCACTTTCACAACAGCGATATTTGCATTGATTTTGCTGAATGTGCCGACCGCTTTATTTGCCCCTGTAAGCGCATTAAAAACGGTAGTTTTACCTGATTGTTCTAAACCTATTATCCCTAATTTCATAGTGCCGTACTATAGCACAATACATGAAGATTGCGCCATAGTATTATGGGAATAAACTGAAATAGTACTCGTAAATAAGGTAATTTCATGTATAATGCTCGCTCAAAAGAAAGATGTGAGATATTATGTCAAATCAAAAAAGAAGAAAAAATGTTAGAAATTTAGCGATAATTGCGCATGTTGATCATGGGAAAACAACGCTTGTCGACGCGCTCCTTAAATATACGGGTACGTATGAGTTTAAGGAAGGCGAAGCGACTGTCATGGATTCAAATCCCCTTGAAAAAGAGCGTGGTATCACTATTTTATCTAAAAATGCTTCATTTCAGTTTAAAGGTGTACAGTGCAACATTGTTGATACGCCCGGACACGCTGATTTTGGTAGTGAGGTTGAACGTATACTCAAGATGGTTGACGGAGTTCTCCTCCTTGTTGATGCTGTTGAAGGGCCTATGCCGCAGACAAAATTTGTGCTGAAAAAATCTTTAGAGTTACATTTAAAACCAATTCTTGTCATAAACAAGATCGATCGTCCCAGTGCGCGACCGGACGAAGTAGCTGATATGACCTTTGATCTTTTTTGTGAGCTCAATGCATCAGATGAACAGCTTGATTTTCCTATTGTCTATGCTTCAGGAAAAGACGGGTATGCGACACTTGATCTTGATGAGCCGTGTGATTCAGTAAAACCGCTTTTAGAAACAATTCTTCATAGGGTACTTCCACCGATAGCTGATCCTGAACAGCCGTTTCAGATGCTGATAACAATGCTTGACTACGATTCATATGTCGGCCGGATAGCGATCGGGCGAATTTTTCATGGTACGATACGTTTGGGAGAACAGGTTTCATTAGTCAAACCTGACGGTAATGTGTCTCGTGGTAAGGCAACGAAGATCATGAAGTATGTTGGGCTTGCACGTGTAGAGACTGAAGAAGCGATAGCGGGAGATATTATCTCGATTGCTGGAATAGATGATGCTGAAGTTGGTGATACTCTTGCTTGTAGCATTAACCCGAAGGCGTTGCCGACAATAAAGATCGATGAACCGACAATATCAATGAATTTTTCACATAATACGAGCCCTCTTGCAGGGAGAGATGGAGGAAGATTTCTGACATCTCGCCATATACGTGAACGGCTCGAGCATGAAGCGATGATCAATGTCGGTATTAAAGTTGAAGAAGTAATGGGTGGGGAACGGTTTAAGGTTTCCGGACGCGGTGAATTGCATCTTGCTATATTGATTGAGACCATGCGCCGTGAAGGATATGAGATGGAAGTGTCACGTCCACAGGTTATTTTAAAGAAAGTAGGGGGAAAAACACTTGAACCGGTCGAAGAAGTGGTTGTTGAAGTCGATAGCGAATATCAAGGGGCAGTGATGCAGACCTTAGGATCGCGTAAAGCTGAAATAAAAGAGCTTAAAACAACTTCGAGCGGTACCAGCCATATGGAGTTTATTATTGCGGCGCGGGCACTTATCGGTTTTCGCAGTGATTTTCTTATGATGACACGCGGTACGGGTGTTATGTATCAGAATTTCTTTGAGTATCAGCCCTATAAAGGAGATCTTCCATCACGC
This region of Candidatus Ancaeobacter aquaticus genomic DNA includes:
- a CDS encoding mechanosensitive ion channel is translated as MHTKKYSTILVSLTICFIAIIFSSSRIYALEETVQKITQSLEESSTTEEGPAGNKTDAVVKKITVEIKKTEEIQTPEEAIQEELKKETEEKKEEIKQGEKDLEKAKTDAENIIEDKVVLEKEAAVKEHAAAVAVQELKVIKKEAETKKDPETLAKAKKLAEEVQKAKAESELYKEKIKIVEFKAETAQKKLEARQAKMTDLKEDYEQLRIDTIKHQSIFYKSQKGLLILVSGLFLLFLLRFSLARAKKLLTKKDAIRETEQVLHLKTILALFRWLGSLIIFGLIVFFVLDSFGFNMAPLLAGAGIIGLAFGFGGQYLIRDIINGIFILLEGQYRINDVIKINDTGGLVENITLRVTKLRDLEGRVIYIPNGEIKSVINFTQEYAQALLNIGVAYKENVDRVMDVIKQVGVGMRQDPHYGRLILQNLEMLGVDDFADSQVTIKFRIKTLAMKQWEVAREFRRRLKNKFDELGIEIPFPHRTVYLGTGPDNDWIKDWAFKEGTKKEKGE
- the typA gene encoding translational GTPase TypA, with translation MSNQKRRKNVRNLAIIAHVDHGKTTLVDALLKYTGTYEFKEGEATVMDSNPLEKERGITILSKNASFQFKGVQCNIVDTPGHADFGSEVERILKMVDGVLLLVDAVEGPMPQTKFVLKKSLELHLKPILVINKIDRPSARPDEVADMTFDLFCELNASDEQLDFPIVYASGKDGYATLDLDEPCDSVKPLLETILHRVLPPIADPEQPFQMLITMLDYDSYVGRIAIGRIFHGTIRLGEQVSLVKPDGNVSRGKATKIMKYVGLARVETEEAIAGDIISIAGIDDAEVGDTLACSINPKALPTIKIDEPTISMNFSHNTSPLAGRDGGRFLTSRHIRERLEHEAMINVGIKVEEVMGGERFKVSGRGELHLAILIETMRREGYEMEVSRPQVILKKVGGKTLEPVEEVVVEVDSEYQGAVMQTLGSRKAEIKELKTTSSGTSHMEFIIAARALIGFRSDFLMMTRGTGVMYQNFFEYQPYKGDLPSRQTGVMISHTVGGAVAYALFNLQERGEIFIHHGDMMYEGMIIGVHNKGRDLVVNAIKGKKLTNVRAVGTDEAIQLIPPRQMTLEFALEFIDDDELVEITGKHIRLRKLYLNEIDRKRMGRSQRADNK
- the ychF gene encoding redox-regulated ATPase YchF, with the protein product MKLGIIGLEQSGKTTVFNALTGANKAVGTFSKINANIAVVKVPDERINWLVSLYNPKKTTYADIEFADIPGNINDSSDAKMVATAREVEALVFVVRTFENENVLHPLDTIDPIRDVSEIMTGLIIADMSIAEKRAARLRVSVKKATEKQKEEIIELAGIEKILQKLEDGKPASEATLTEQEEKAVRNFQFLTQKQYFVLINVSDDALNSDATKEILTKIPHSMAMSAHIEAELRTLDESDRQAFLEDLGIKELSLNDFIRTAYNTLGLISFFTVGEDEVRAWTIEKNTKAVNAAGKIHSDLERGFIRAETFTYDDLKSAGSEHLVRNAGKFRLEGKEYIVKDGDIMCIKFSV